CCCGCGCCGGTGCCCTGTCGAACTGGAAAGGCTCCGCGACGGCCTTCGCCGCGCGCAACGCCGTATTCGCCTCGCTGCTCGCTGCCGAAGGCGTCACTGGTCCCGACAAATCCTTCGAAGGCCGCCACGGGCTTTGGGATCTCATCACCGGTCCCTTCAAGCTGCAGCCATGGGCGAGCGAGGGCGGCAACTGGATCATCCTGGCGACCAAGCTCAAGTTCTGGCCGGTCGAGGGCAACACGCTGACGATCGTTCCGACCGCCCTGCAGCTGCGCGAGAAGATGAAGGCCGATCAGATCGCCTCCATCGACATCGACACGCACTGGTCGGCGTGGCACGAGACGGCGAGCGAGCCGGAGAAGTGGGACCCGCAGACGCGCGAGACCGCGGATCACAGCATGCCTTACATCTTCGCCCGCACCTTCACGGACGGCGTCATCACCGTGAATTCCTACGAGCCGGCGCTCGCCGTCGATCCCGCCATCCGGCCGCTGATGAACAAGATCAAGGTGCACAATCCGGCCGACGTCGAAGCGATCTACAAGGGCGACGGCAGCTATCCGTTCACCTACTACCTGCGCACCACCGTGGTCGGCACCGACGGCAAGAAGACCGTGATCGAGGTCAAGAATCCGCGCGGCACGCCGCAAAACCCGATGAACGATGACGAGGTGGATGCCAAGTTCCTCGGCCTCGCCGAGCCGGTGCTCGGCAAGGCCGCGGCCGAGAAGGCGGTGCGCACGGCACGTGCCATCGAGACGGCGGACAAGGTGACGCCCATGCTGGACGCCATCGTCTACGAGTAGAAGTACGGCGCCATGTTTCGACCGACGATGGCATGGTGCGGCCCGGCGGCCCGCAACGATCACAAGTTGCGAGCCGTCGGACGAAGGGCCTATATACGGGCTTGCCGACATCAGCCAAACGCCTAGCGTCTGCGCCAATTGTTGGGGGCGAGTGAAACCCGGTTGGATATGAGATCTTCTGCAGCTGTTTCCATTCCGCGTCGCGCACTGCACGATGAGCTGACGGAACGCATCCGCGACCTGATCGTCGACGGCTATTTGCGGCCGGCACAGAAAATATCGGAGCGCGAGCTATGCGAACGTTTCGGCGTGTCGCGCACGCCGCTGCGCGAGGCGCTGAAAGTGCTGGCGTCGGAAGGCGCGGTCCGCCTGCTCCCCAATCGCGGTGCCGTC
The sequence above is drawn from the Bauldia sp. genome and encodes:
- a CDS encoding MmgE/PrpD family protein; the protein is MDEITRRIAEYASDLKYSDLPKEVVAAAKIRLIDTLGVALGGKDCNAVLAGKRLTGGGAPDRYPGRVLGSRSRASAESATFVNTSMIRYLDFNDAVHGIHPSDMTGALLALAESVGADGKRLLSSLVVAYEVGVRMAKATQLREKGWDQGFAVGIGTAAGVGHLLGLSAEKISHAVSITCTANVPLRTSRAGALSNWKGSATAFAARNAVFASLLAAEGVTGPDKSFEGRHGLWDLITGPFKLQPWASEGGNWIILATKLKFWPVEGNTLTIVPTALQLREKMKADQIASIDIDTHWSAWHETASEPEKWDPQTRETADHSMPYIFARTFTDGVITVNSYEPALAVDPAIRPLMNKIKVHNPADVEAIYKGDGSYPFTYYLRTTVVGTDGKKTVIEVKNPRGTPQNPMNDDEVDAKFLGLAEPVLGKAAAEKAVRTARAIETADKVTPMLDAIVYE